GGGAGGGGCTGCCAGCGGTTGCACGATGGGTGTGAGACTCCGTCTACTGGCCTCACAGGTCGGGTTTTGGCGGAGCGAGGCCCGCTCGAGGCGCCGTCCCCGAGTGCGATACCGGCCACCAGGCAACTACTGGAAGTGGGGCAACGACTGACGCATGAAACTGTTGAACTTCCTGAGTACCTACCAGTTCGGCCGGGCACGCCGACCGTCTTGCGCGACTCAGGTGAGCCGTGTTGCTGTAGTGTGGGAAACATCAACAGCGTCACGCATCCTCACTTGAACTTAGAGGAAGAACAGGGAGCGGAAGGAGCGGCGAACTGACGGCAGCGGGATGGGACAGGGGGCAACGCACCGAACGCACCAGCAGGCAGGGAGCCTGCCACCCGCCGTGCCGTGAGGTCGCGCGGCAAAGGACATGGACGCGGCAAGATTCATAGAGCGGCTGAAGCTTGCCCCGGAGTACCGGGGCCAAATCGTGCACGTCGAGGACATCCCCGCGCGGGAGGCGCGTTACGGCGAGCTTGTCCCGCCGCTTCACCCGCGCGTGGCCGGGATCCTGGCAAAGGCAGGCATCGAACGGCTCTACACGCATCAGGCCCAAGCTATAGCTGCGATCCGGGAAGGGCATGACGTCGCCATCGTGACGGCCACGGCGAGCGGCAAGACCCTTTGCTACAACGCGCCTGTCCTCGAGAGGCTTGCTGTGGACCCTGGGGTGAAAGCGCTCTACCTGTTTCCAACGAAGGCGCTCGCTCAAGACCAGCTCCGGGGCCTCCTCCGCTACCGCGAGATCGATCCTGATATGCCGATCGTGGCAGGCACGTACGATGGCGACACGCCGCCCAACGCCAGGCGCAAGCTGCGCGACGAGGGGAACATCATACTCACGAACCCTGACATGCTGCATCAGGGCATCCTGCCACGCCACCCGTCGTGGGGCCCGTTCTTCGCGAACCTCGCCTTTGTGGTCATCGACGAGATGCACACCTATAGGGGTGTCTTTGGCTCCAACGTCGCGTGCGTCATCCGGCGCCTCGAGCGCATCTGTGAACACTACGGTTCGAGGCCGCAGTTCATCTGCTGCTCGGCGACGATCGCAAATCCGAGAGAGCTTGCGGAGAAGCTCATAGACCGCCCCGTCACGCTCATCGATGACGACGGCGCACCGCGCGGACCCAAGAAATTCGTGTTCTGGAACCCTCCGTTCGTGGACGCGGCGCGGGTGGAGCGAGGAAGCTCGAGCGTCGAGGCGGAAAGGTTGTTGGTCGAACTCGTCCGGAACAGGGTGCAGACCATCGCCTTCGTGAAGGCGCGCGTGGTGGCTGAGCTGATCTACAGGTTCGCGCAGGAGCGCCTCCAGCAAATAAGCCCGTCGCTGGCACGCGCCATCAAGCCCTACCGCGCGGGCTATCTCCCCGAAGAGCGGCGGGAGATAGAGCGACGCCTCTTCTCGGGCGAACTCGTCGCGGTCACGTCCACGAACGCCCTTGAGCTCGGTATCGACATCGGCAGCCTTGACGCGGCTATTCTCACGGGCTATCCTGGCACGATTGCAAGCACCTGGCAGCAGGCCGGAAGGGCGGGGCGGGGGCGGGAGGAGGCTCTCGTGGTGCTCATCGGCCAGTCCACCCCGATAGACCAGTATCTCATGAGCCATCCCGAGTACTTTTTCGGGCGCGCTACCGAGGGAGCGGCAATTGACCCTCATAACCCGTACATTCTCGCGAGACACTTGCGTTGCGCAGCTTTCGAGCTGCCCCTGGGGGCGAAGGACGTCGCACGGTTCGGTGAGTACATGCCCGCCATCCTCGAGATCCTCGAGGACCATCGGGAGGTCGTAAGGCGCGGGAACAGGTGGTACTGGTCTTGCCCGTCCTATCCGTCGGAGGCGGTCAAGCTGCGCACCGCGTCCGACAACACCTACACCATAGTGGATACGACGCAGGACCCGGCGGGGACGGCGGCCTGGGCGGGACGTGACCGCCGCCCGCCTTCGGTGAAGGACACCTCGGCGAACCGCGTGATCGGCACCATGGACGAGCCTTCGGCTTTCGAGCAAATCCACCCAGAGGCGATCTATTTGCACGACGGGGAGACCTACTTCGTATCAGAGCTCGACGTGGAGAAGAAGGTCGCCTTTGTGGAGAAGGCTGACGTCGACTACTTCACGCAGTCCATCTCTGAGTCGACGGTGAAAATCGAGAACGAGCAGGAGAACAAGGCGTTTCATCAGGCGACCGCGGCGTTCGGCGACGTCACGGTGACCTCGCTCGTGTACATGTTCAAGAAGATCAAGTTTCACGGCCGGGAGAGCATCGGTTTCGGGAAGGTGAGCCTCCCGCCGCAGGTCATGGGGACCGTCGCCTTTTGGCTGGTGCCGCCGATCTCCACGCTCAATCTGGTGCGCAAATGGGGCAGGGACCCATCCGAGGGGCTCTACGGGATCGGCAACGTCATCACGGAGGTCGTGCCGCTTTACGCCATGTGCGACCCGAGGGACGTGGGGGCGGTCGTGGACTCGCTCAATACAGGCTCGCCGACGCTGTTTGTGTACGACCGCTATCCCGGCGGGGTGGGATTCGCCGAGCGCGCGTACAGGTCGCTTGAGGACGTGCTGAGGGCGTGCCTGGAGCTCGTGAAGGCGTGCAAGTGCGAGGACGGCTGCCCGTCCTGCGTTGGGGCGCCGGTTCCGCCCTTTGCACAGAACGACCCCGATCTGTCGCCGCGCGGCCGCGTTCCGGACAAGGAGGCCGCTCTCATCATCCTCCACGATCTGCTGGAAATGGAGCCATACACGCCCAAGCCGGTGGAGCGGCCTGCCGCAGTCTCGGTCGTGCCGGGGCGAGAGGCGACGGGCTGGCACGAGGCTTCCGGGCCTTCTGTGGCATCGACAGAAACACGTGAGGCCGAGGGGGACGGAGCCGGCGAGACCGGCGGGCCCCGGCTTGGTTCCGGGCCGTTTCAGGCCGGAGGCCAAGGGCGGCCGGCACGCCACCCGTGGCAGCCATGGCAGCGCTCACACCCGTGGCAGCGGTCGGGGCCGGAGCCGGGGCCGGGCAGGTCGAGACTTGACGGCGCCCCAGGCGACCCGGGCGCCGGCGAGTCCGATGCCGGTGAGCCTATTCCCATTCCTGTGCGCCGCTTGCCTGCGAGCATCGAGGCGCGGCTGCGTCGCGAGCTGGCCAACTTCGGCCGCATCGGCGGCACGAACGGGAACGGGCGCCAGGGCAACGGGCCATGGCGAGGACCGAGATGGTGAGCGCGGACGGCAGCGCCGCCCGACTTCTTGCGCTGTTTCTTGTGCCGCGTGGGCTCAAATACGGTGGACCCGGACAAGGATTCCTTTTCACGCCGAAGGAGTCTGATACTGCGTCGCTGGTTCAGTTGGTCTACTGCGCGAGGCGCGCGCTAAGACACTCGTGCAACCGACGGATGCCCTCCTCGATCTGGTCCACCCTCGGCTGGCTGAAGCAAAGGCGGGCCTGGTTCCCGCCGGAGCGATCGGCATAGAACGACGGGCCTGCAACGTAGGCGACGCGGTATTCCTTGACAGCGCGCGGCAGAAGCGCCACCGTGTCGACGCCCTCAGGGAATGTCACCCATGTGTAGAATCCGCCCTGGGGAATGGTATAGGTTATGCTGTCGCCAAAGCACGTGCGGAGAGCCTTCAGTGTCTCGTCCTTCTTCCTCCGGAGGCTCGCGATGGTGACTTCTATCTGCTTCTCTATGAGACCCCGCTTCCCGTATTCGAGCGCCATCATCTGGCCCAGCGAGTTGGAGCACTGGTCTGTGCCTTGCTTGAAGAGGATAGCCTTCTCCATGACCAGCCTTGGGCCGACCATCCAGCCCAGGCGAAGGCCGGGCGAGAAGATCTTGGAGAATGTCCCGAGGTGGACGACGATGTCGTCTTCGTCGAGGGCCTTCAGAGAGGGGATATCCTCTCCGTCGTACCGCAGTTCGGCGTACGCGTGATCTTCCACCACAGGAACGCCGAACCTGGACGCGACGCTGAGAAGGGCCCGCCGCCTTTCGAGGCTCAGGGTGCACCCCGATGGGTTCTGGAACGATGGAATCGTGTAGATGAACTTCGGCATGCGGCCGCCTGCCCGCTTGCCTGCGCGCACGTCCGCGAGCAGCGACTCGAGCTCATCGATCCTCATGCCCTCGGCGTCTACCGGGACGCTTACGATGTCCACTTCGTAGCCTGCGAACGTCTGGAGAGCCCCAATGTATGTGGGAGCCTCGGTGAGCACCACGTCGCCTGGCTCGAGGAAGACCTTGCAAACAAGGTCCAGGCCCTGGAGCGAGCCGCTCGTTATGAGGACGTCAGCTGCGCTGCACTTCATCCCCTGACGGGTGAGCCGCGCCGCCATGAACTCGCGGAGCGCCGTGAAACCGGGCGTCGGGCCGTACTGGAGAGCAACCCCGCGGTTCGTGCGCATTATCTCCTCGCTTATGTCGATGATCTCCGGCAGGAACCACTCGGGGTCGGGAAAGCCGCCCGCGAACGATATCACCGCAGGCTCTTCCGCTAGCGCGAAGAGAGCCGCAAGCTCGGAGCGCTGGACCTTTCGTGCGCGCGAGGCGAACGTGCTTTGCATCTCAGGACCCTCCTCGAGTTTTCGTTCATGTTACCCGCCTATCTGCCCGCCGGCCCGCCTGCCTGGCGGCCGACTGGTGCCGCACATCATCTTTGCGGCCTCACCCATTCCCCACATCACGGGTTCTTCACAAAGCGTTTCCTACATCTCCTACGTCACTCGTCGAGGCGGGGCGGGTGACGCGTGTGGCGGGTCCTTCCCCAGCCGTTCCTTGCGTCATCATTGAGAGCCGTCCAGTGATGTGCATCACTGTTCCGCCCCTTATGTGTTCCGCGCATCGCGCGTGCGAGGCGAAGCGCGATGTGCGTAATGCTTGCTGCCCCCCTGTTCCCTACGTCACGGCATGACACCGAACCAGCCCCTCGCGCCTGCTGACGCTGGAGCCCGGCAGACGCGGGGCGTGGCTTTGCTCCTAGGCAGACCAGTATTTGCGCGCAGTGACTTGTATTCGCGCCGCCTGCGCGATTTCCTGCCCGTTTTCCTCTCCTGCTCCCGCTCCCGCTCCTGCCCCTGTCCATGCCCGTCCGACTCCCACTCCCACTTCCACCCCCACTCCCAGTCCCACTCCCCGTCCCCGTCCCCGTGCCCGTGCCTATGCCCGTGCCTCCCGCCTTTACCAAAACACCGCAGAGTCCGGAATCCGAGTCCCTATGTGGGCTCAATGCCCGGTCTGGCCCGATCTGGTCTTCTGGACACAAAAGGGCTTGGGGCGCGGGGCGCAATCTTCAAGCCCCTATCTTTCACGGCTCCCGGGGGATGCCGAGCACCCGGGCGAATACGAAAGGCGCGCCCAGGCTCGCCCACACGGCCATCGCCGCATACCGCACGAGAGAGAGCACCACCGGCTCAGGAGCAAAGAGCGCCTTGAGCCCCGCGCGGAGCGCGAAGACTCCCCCGAGGCCGATGACCACCTTCGCGACCTGAGTGGCGATGGGCGCGCGCTCCTCTGAGCGCACGAACCTCTCCTCAAGCACGTAACCCGCACCGACGCCCGCCAGGAATCCAACCATCTTGAACGCTTCGGGTGACCTGTAAACGAGGAGCAGAGCGAACGGGGCCGCAGCGACCACAATGACGAGCAACCAGGTGCGCGCGGAAGAGACCGCGCCGAGCTCTGGGCGGCCGGTGACCCAGATGTACGCTGCGAGGATGATCCCGCCGAACAAGAAGCCGCCGACTACGTCGCCGGGAAAGTGGACCCCCAGGTATATCCTGGAGAGGCCTATGAGGAAAACGAGCACGATAGCGACGGCGGTGAACCAGCGCTTTCGGATGGTATGAGCGAGATAGCCCCAAAACACCGTCGACGCTTGTGCATGACCGCTCGGGAACCCGTATCCTCCGCCCGTCTCAGGCATTATGACGCGCACGTCCTCGGGAGACGGGCGGGGCATCCGGAAGAGGTCTTTGAGCTCGGAATTCACGAACGACGACAGGATGAGGAGCACTCCCGTCCTCACGGCGAGCCGCTTTGACACCGTCCAGAAAAGCACCGCCACCATCGCCACGAAGAAACCCTCGGCGCCCAACATAGTGATGGCGCCGAAAACCACGTCGAGCACGGGGTTTGCCACGGATTGCACCGCCCGTATGATGTCCACCTGGCTCACACCTGCCACCTCCATCCGCATCAGGCCATGCCTTTGCGACCGGCTCCGCCTGCCACCAACCGTGCCCGCGTTTCGGCCTTCCCGAATCAAGCCGAGCCGAGCCGGCTCCGCCAGCCCCGCCGGCCCCGCGGGTCCACATCGTAAGTTTCGCCGGCAACCGAGATCTTCCTGCGCACAACAAACGAGGCGCATCAAACCCGCCGCGCCACCAGCGGCGCCGACCCGCGCAACCCTGGTACCCTTGTGACGGGCGGGGGCTGACGCACCGCCACCTGGGAGCCATCCGGGTGCACCTAGACCTAGGAGGGATTTGGCCTGACGGGGCGAAACCACAAATGTACGACGGAAAGGTGGGAAGGTTATGTCGAGGAGGATTTCAATAACGGCTGGAGACGTCAAGGCGGTGGCGGTCCTCAACGAGACGCGCACTGCCGACGCTATCTGGGGCGCGCTTCCCATCACCGGGCTTGCGAATAGATGGGGCGACGAGATCTACTTCGAGATTCCCGTGAGGCTTTCGGAAGAGAACGCGAAGGCCGTCGTGGAGGCCGGCGACCTCGGTTACTGGCCGCCCGGCCGGGCTTTCTGCATATTCTTCGGGCCCACGCCTGTGAGCCGAGGCAATGAGATCCGTCCCGCAAGCCCCGTGAACGTTTTCGGAAGGCTCGAAGGCGGGGCGGAGATTCCGAAGCTCCTAAGAGGCGTGAGGGACGGCGCCAAGGTCGTCATCACCGTG
This is a stretch of genomic DNA from Bacillota bacterium. It encodes these proteins:
- a CDS encoding phosphatase PAP2 family protein, whose translation is MSQVDIIRAVQSVANPVLDVVFGAITMLGAEGFFVAMVAVLFWTVSKRLAVRTGVLLILSSFVNSELKDLFRMPRPSPEDVRVIMPETGGGYGFPSGHAQASTVFWGYLAHTIRKRWFTAVAIVLVFLIGLSRIYLGVHFPGDVVGGFLFGGIILAAYIWVTGRPELGAVSSARTWLLVIVVAAAPFALLLVYRSPEAFKMVGFLAGVGAGYVLEERFVRSEERAPIATQVAKVVIGLGGVFALRAGLKALFAPEPVVLSLVRYAAMAVWASLGAPFVFARVLGIPREP
- a CDS encoding DEAD/DEAH box helicase; this translates as MDAARFIERLKLAPEYRGQIVHVEDIPAREARYGELVPPLHPRVAGILAKAGIERLYTHQAQAIAAIREGHDVAIVTATASGKTLCYNAPVLERLAVDPGVKALYLFPTKALAQDQLRGLLRYREIDPDMPIVAGTYDGDTPPNARRKLRDEGNIILTNPDMLHQGILPRHPSWGPFFANLAFVVIDEMHTYRGVFGSNVACVIRRLERICEHYGSRPQFICCSATIANPRELAEKLIDRPVTLIDDDGAPRGPKKFVFWNPPFVDAARVERGSSSVEAERLLVELVRNRVQTIAFVKARVVAELIYRFAQERLQQISPSLARAIKPYRAGYLPEERREIERRLFSGELVAVTSTNALELGIDIGSLDAAILTGYPGTIASTWQQAGRAGRGREEALVVLIGQSTPIDQYLMSHPEYFFGRATEGAAIDPHNPYILARHLRCAAFELPLGAKDVARFGEYMPAILEILEDHREVVRRGNRWYWSCPSYPSEAVKLRTASDNTYTIVDTTQDPAGTAAWAGRDRRPPSVKDTSANRVIGTMDEPSAFEQIHPEAIYLHDGETYFVSELDVEKKVAFVEKADVDYFTQSISESTVKIENEQENKAFHQATAAFGDVTVTSLVYMFKKIKFHGRESIGFGKVSLPPQVMGTVAFWLVPPISTLNLVRKWGRDPSEGLYGIGNVITEVVPLYAMCDPRDVGAVVDSLNTGSPTLFVYDRYPGGVGFAERAYRSLEDVLRACLELVKACKCEDGCPSCVGAPVPPFAQNDPDLSPRGRVPDKEAALIILHDLLEMEPYTPKPVERPAAVSVVPGREATGWHEASGPSVASTETREAEGDGAGETGGPRLGSGPFQAGGQGRPARHPWQPWQRSHPWQRSGPEPGPGRSRLDGAPGDPGAGESDAGEPIPIPVRRLPASIEARLRRELANFGRIGGTNGNGRQGNGPWRGPRW
- a CDS encoding PLP-dependent aminotransferase family protein, with the translated sequence MQSTFASRARKVQRSELAALFALAEEPAVISFAGGFPDPEWFLPEIIDISEEIMRTNRGVALQYGPTPGFTALREFMAARLTRQGMKCSAADVLITSGSLQGLDLVCKVFLEPGDVVLTEAPTYIGALQTFAGYEVDIVSVPVDAEGMRIDELESLLADVRAGKRAGGRMPKFIYTIPSFQNPSGCTLSLERRRALLSVASRFGVPVVEDHAYAELRYDGEDIPSLKALDEDDIVVHLGTFSKIFSPGLRLGWMVGPRLVMEKAILFKQGTDQCSNSLGQMMALEYGKRGLIEKQIEVTIASLRRKKDETLKALRTCFGDSITYTIPQGGFYTWVTFPEGVDTVALLPRAVKEYRVAYVAGPSFYADRSGGNQARLCFSQPRVDQIEEGIRRLHECLSARLAQ